From Equus przewalskii isolate Varuska chromosome 17, EquPr2, whole genome shotgun sequence, the proteins below share one genomic window:
- the FAM237A gene encoding protein FAM237A: MANPGNRGGIYRPLSLTCSLLIVGICCVSPFFCHSQTDLLALNQADPQCWESSSVHLLEMQKPRISNTVSGFWDFMIYLKSSENLKHGALFWDLAQLFLDIYVDCVLSRNHGLGRRQLAGEEEKISAVHPQHTRRKQGTYSQQLRAPALKKKQLVEELINTHVRRSGSKFLGKVTSGLEIKRK, encoded by the exons ATGGCCAACCCTGGGAACAGAGGAGGGATCTACCGACCCTTGAGCCTCACCTGCTCCCTGCTCATTGTGGGAATATGCTGTGTGTCTCCTTTCTTCTGTCATAGCCAGACAGACCTGCTGGCTCTTAACCAAGCTGATCCTCAGTGCTGGGAATCTTCTTCAGTGCACCTCCTGGAAATGCAGAAGCCTCGAATTTCCAACACTGTTTCAGGTTTCTGGGATTTTATGATCTACCTGAAGTCATCTGAGAACTTGAAGCACGGGGCACTGTTCTGGGATCTGGCCCAACTCTTCTTGGACATCTATGTGGACTGTGTCCTCTCCAGGAACCATGGCTTAGGAAGGAGGCAACtggctggagaggaagagaagatctCAGCAGTGCATCCACAGCACACAAGGAGAAAACAAG GGACATATTCTCAGCAACTAAGAGCCCCTGCCCTAAAGAAGAAACAGCTGGTTGAAGAGTTGATAAACACGCACGTGCGCAGGAGTGGGTCCAAGTTCCTTGGAAAAGTGACCAGTGGcctggaaataaagagaaaataa